The following nucleotide sequence is from Methylocella sp..
TATCTCGGCTATGAGGAAACGGCGCGCAGCGCGCAGATCAGCCTGGTGGCCGAGGTCGCCAGCGGCTATCTGGCGGTGCTCGCCGACCGCGACCTGTTGAAGATCACCCAGGATACGCTAGTGAGCGAGACGGCCAGCTACGAGCTGACCAACGCGATGTTCAAACGCGGCGCGACGACGCTGCTCAGCCTGCGGCAAGCGGAGACCGCAGTTGATACCGCCCGCACCAATCTGGCGCTTTATACGCGGCAAGAGGCGCAGGATGAGAATGCGCTGGTTCTGCTATTGGGCGAGCCGATGCCGGCGGATCTGCCGCCAGGCAAAGGCCTTAATGGGCAGGGGCTGCTGAGCGACCTGCCGGCCGGATTGCCGTCCGACCTTTTGTTCCGCCGCCCGGACATCGTGGCTGCGGAACACGACCTCATCGCCGCCAACGCCAATATCGGCGCGGCCCGCGCCGCCTTCTTCCCCAGCATCTCGCTCACCGGAAGCGGCGGCGTCGCAGGCACTCAGCTCAGCCGATTATTCACCAAAAGCGCCCTGACCTGGAGCTTCGAACCGCAGATCACCCTACCCATTTTCACGGGCGGCCAGAACGAGGCCAATTTGGACCTTGCCCACGTGCAGAAGAACATTCAGGTCGCTCAATACGAGAAAGCGATTCAGACGGCCTTCCGCGAAGTGTCCGACGCACTGGCCGCACGCACAACCTATGTCGACCAGGTGAAGGCGCAGCGGCAATTGGTGAATGCCGCCGCGGACAGCCTTCGTCTATCGACGCACCGGTTCCGCGCGGGGGTGGACGACTATCTGCCGGTGCTGCAAGCGCAGGAAACGTTATATTCCGCGCAACAGACGCTGCTGGGTTTGAATCAGGCTCGGCTCGTCAATTTGGTGACATTGTACAAAGCGCTCGGCGGCTGGCATGAGCATGCCGCAGCGCCGGCGACTACGGCGCAGCCCTTGTAGCCAGTTAGCCGAGACCGACAAGCAATCCATCGCGCCGGGATCATCTCGTTGGATCATCTCGCTGAGCAAAAAAGACGGCCGCGTTAGCGGCCGTCCTTCCATCGCCCGGATGGGTTTGCGCTTCTTGCCTTAAAGATTAAAGCGAGTTCCAGAAGTCGCACTTATGATTGGCTGAGAATTGCGCGTCGGTGAAAGTAGATGAGACCGGGATGTTCTCGGAGAACCATGCAGGCTTATCTGGTTTGTTGGCGACATAGACCGGCCATGGGGCATTGCCCTGCCCGTTCGGGTTTCCCGTCCGAGCAAAGTTCGTCCAAGCCGCCACTAGCTGATTCGAGAGATTCTCCTGCTTGTTGTTGAGCTCATGCGGAGTGCCGAGCGGGCCGCCATGCCAAAGCGGGAACAGATATTGGATATCGCTCGTGTGGTAGGCGAGGGAAACGAACCCAGGCATTTTCGGGAAATAGAACGGAGCGGTTCGCTCATCGAATTCATAAGCATAGACCGGTATTTGAGGGGCCAGAACTTGATCGATTTTCCGCTGGGCGCATAGTCCAGGGTCGGTCCCGACAGCATCCCAAGCCAATTGGGGGCTCGCAAAAGCGTCCAAGGGGTAGCGGTTGAGGACCGCCTTGGCATTGGCCCCGAAGCTTGTATTGACGAAGTTGGTGTATTGCTCCGAAGTTGGCGGCGTGCGAGGCGGCCCGGAGAAGAACTCCGTAATGGCGAGCGTGAAGTTTTCTTCATCCTCCACATTCCCATTCATCAGGGGCACATGGTTGAAAGCGCCATTTGTAAAAGCCGTCATCGGCTGAACCGGGATGACGACGCCATCAAGGAGCGGTCCGGTTATGAAAGCGCTTTGGGCGCTAGCCGTTCCTGCGAGCTCCTCTATCTTCGCCGCCGGCAGGCTGCGCAGACATTTGGCGGTGGCGGGATCCGAGCCGCCGCCGCAACCTGCAGCGATGGCGAAGGCCGTGCCGGCCGCCTCAGCAGTCGCCAACGTCGGCACTGTGCTGGGGCAGAAACTTTCGCAGATCGCCCGCTCGAACAGGCCCGCAGCTAGCGGCGAGACCATGTTGATGCCGGTGTCCTCCGCGCCCGCCGATTGGCCGCCGACGGTAACGTTGTTTTTGTCGCCGCCGAACTCGCCGATATTCCGCTTCACCCATTTGAGCGCCAACTGCTGGTCGAGAATGCCGTAGTTGCCGAAGTGATGGCCTTCGGCGTCCAACGCGGGATGGGCAAGGAAGCCCATAAGGTTCAGGCGGTAGTTGATGGTGACGACAACCACATGGCCTTGCGCCGCCAGTTTGGAGCCGTCGTAGTCGCTGCTCTCGCCGTCGACATTGCCGCCGCCGTGAATCCAGAAAATCACCGGAAGCTTCTCTTTCGCCGCTGGATCGACGTCGGGCGTGAAGACGTTCAGGTATAAACAGTCTTCGTTGTTGTTAGCTGGGCCTGCAAACACGCCGAGCGTCGTGATCTGAGCGCAAGTCGGGCCGAAGGCCGTCGCATCCAGCACTTTCGTCCAGACTGCATGCTTTTGCGACGGCTTCCAGCGCAGATTGCCGACCGGCGGCTCTGCGTAAGGAATGCCGAGGAATTCGGCGACGCCATCCTTGATGAATCCTTTGACTGGACCTTCCTGCGTTTCAACCTTGGGAGCGTTGGCTGCGTGCGCCGCCATTGGCACCAATGCCGCGCCGGCCCCTAAGGAAAGCAAAGCGCTGATGCGCATATATCGCCATAGCTCTGAAAGCTTGGACATTTCTTCCCCCTATTTTTTCATCACTTTTATTGTGACGGGGGGAACGGTAATCGAGCCCTGTTCGGTCGATCTTCCATAAAATTCCTGCGCCTGTAATAATTTAGATATTTCGTGAAATCGCTTTAGAAGGGAGCGGGTTATTTCTGAGATAAAGCCCGTGACAAAATCTATTGCCGGACGATGCAGTCATCAACTTTGCGTGATATTGGCGCTGTAGTTCATATTCCCTGCGTCACTCGGTCAATCTTGTTTTGACAGAGACGGAATGCTTTCGTCGGCGCCCAACATATCCTGGCGGCTGCCTTCAGTAGTTACGATCTCGCGGCCGGCGGGCGATCGCTCCCCAAAGAAGAGGCGCGGCGGCGCCTCTACCGGTACGGATCTTGCGGAGTGACGAGTTCGCCGTCGCGATAATCAATCTATTTGGAGCAAATATGTTCGAGGTTTCAGGGCTGCGGCTCTGCGCGCGTGTGCGCGCGCAACGAAGGACTTTCACGAAAACGAGCGTCGCGTTAGGGATGACGATCGCCGCAACAATGCTGTTTGCCCCGCTGCAATCGCAGGCGGCAAACGATCTGAAAGTCGAAACCAAGGAAGGCCCAGTCGAAGGGTTTCTTGGCAGCCGCGGCGTCGCCAAATTCCTCGGCATTCCTTACGCTGCGCCGCCGGTAGGCGAACTTCGCTGGCGGCCGCCTGAGAAACATGAGCCGTGGACAGATGTTCTGAAGGCGACGACTTTCGGGCCGCAGTGCGCGCAGATCACGACGTTCGGCCCATTCGCTGGACCGCCTAACAACAACGAAGACTGTCTCTATTTGAACGTCTATGCGCCTGAGGTCCATTCGTCGGCGAAGCTTCCAGTGATCGTCTGGATTCACGGCGGCGGCAACATGGACGGGGCGAGCGATAGCTACGATGGGACGAAGCTCGCCGCCCAAGGCCGCACAGTCGTCGTTACCATAAATTACCGGCTTGGGGTTCTGGGTTTTCTGGCCCATCCCGCGCTTGACGCTGAGAACCATCTTTTCGCGAACTATGGAATTCTCGATCAGCAGGCCGCGTTGCAATGGGTGAAGCGAAACATCGCCGGTTTCGGCGGCGACCAGAATAACGTCACTCTCGGCGGCCAGTCTGCGGGTTCGCTCGATACGCAAGTCAACATGGCCTCGCCGCTCGCCGCCGGGCTGTTCCACCGAGCGATATGGGAAAGCGGCGTGCAGGAGCCAGCGCCTTTGCCATTCGCCGAAGCGATTGGGGGCGCCTTCGCCGCCGCTGCGGGCTGCGGCTCCGGCGCGGACTCGGCGACTGCTAAATGCCTGCGCGGTCTGCCCGTCGCGCAGATCATGAAAGTACAAGGGACCGAAAGCGCCAATTTTTACCCGACCTTGAATGGCGTGGTCAGCGACGGCCAAATCTTGCCCGCCGCAGGGATGAAGGCGGCGTTCGCAAGCGGACAGTTCAATCATGTTCCCGTCATCAGCGGCTCGACGCGCGATGAAGGTAACTTCGGCCTAGCGATTACGGAATATTTTAAGAAGCCACGGGCGCGATTTACAGAAGCGGACTTCGTGAACTTCGTCAGGACCAGCTACACTGGCAACTCGGGACCCTCGGGGGCGCCGCCCGCTTTTCCGGCAGACACGGTCAATAAAGTGCTGGCCCGCTATTCGCTTCATGCCTACGCGACGCCGCAATTAGCCATGGATGCGGTGGCGACGGAGGGGAGCGTGAACTTTCCTTGCCCGACGCGACAAATCCTCAAATCAATCGCCAATCAAGTGCCGGTTTACGCCTACGAATTTGATGACCGAACGGCTCCGTTCTACTTTCCCAAAATGCCTGGGTTCCAGGCGCTGGCTTACCATACCAGCGATATTCAATATCTGTTTCCTTT
It contains:
- a CDS encoding carboxylesterase family protein, yielding MTIAATMLFAPLQSQAANDLKVETKEGPVEGFLGSRGVAKFLGIPYAAPPVGELRWRPPEKHEPWTDVLKATTFGPQCAQITTFGPFAGPPNNNEDCLYLNVYAPEVHSSAKLPVIVWIHGGGNMDGASDSYDGTKLAAQGRTVVVTINYRLGVLGFLAHPALDAENHLFANYGILDQQAALQWVKRNIAGFGGDQNNVTLGGQSAGSLDTQVNMASPLAAGLFHRAIWESGVQEPAPLPFAEAIGGAFAAAAGCGSGADSATAKCLRGLPVAQIMKVQGTESANFYPTLNGVVSDGQILPAAGMKAAFASGQFNHVPVISGSTRDEGNFGLAITEYFKKPRARFTEADFVNFVRTSYTGNSGPSGAPPAFPADTVNKVLARYSLHAYATPQLAMDAVATEGSVNFPCPTRQILKSIANQVPVYAYEFDDRTAPFYFPKMPGFQALAYHTSDIQYLFPLWHGGADGTPHRLNKKQEALSNQLVAAWTNFARTGNPNGEGDSPWPRYTPDDKAHYLSENIPALSTISDAEYSTANQCDFWDKILAQ
- a CDS encoding carboxylesterase family protein codes for the protein MSKLSELWRYMRISALLSLGAGAALVPMAAHAANAPKVETQEGPVKGFIKDGVAEFLGIPYAEPPVGNLRWKPSQKHAVWTKVLDATAFGPTCAQITTLGVFAGPANNNEDCLYLNVFTPDVDPAAKEKLPVIFWIHGGGNVDGESSDYDGSKLAAQGHVVVVTINYRLNLMGFLAHPALDAEGHHFGNYGILDQQLALKWVKRNIGEFGGDKNNVTVGGQSAGAEDTGINMVSPLAAGLFERAICESFCPSTVPTLATAEAAGTAFAIAAGCGGGSDPATAKCLRSLPAAKIEELAGTASAQSAFITGPLLDGVVIPVQPMTAFTNGAFNHVPLMNGNVEDEENFTLAITEFFSGPPRTPPTSEQYTNFVNTSFGANAKAVLNRYPLDAFASPQLAWDAVGTDPGLCAQRKIDQVLAPQIPVYAYEFDERTAPFYFPKMPGFVSLAYHTSDIQYLFPLWHGGPLGTPHELNNKQENLSNQLVAAWTNFARTGNPNGQGNAPWPVYVANKPDKPAWFSENIPVSSTFTDAQFSANHKCDFWNSL
- a CDS encoding efflux transporter outer membrane subunit, with the translated sequence MTRMRRAFTFSACAAALLGGCSLVPDYSRPDLPVASNYPSGAAYKGAKQAEDSADSIGWREFFADRRLQTLIYVALRNNRDLRVAVLNVAAAQAQFRVQRSELFPQISASAIAELGSLPANAAIPESPAGIASGTPGATASPASTINTGNQHVSYQFYNPGIGFASYELDVFGRLRSLTSEAFEQYLGYEETARSAQISLVAEVASGYLAVLADRDLLKITQDTLVSETASYELTNAMFKRGATTLLSLRQAETAVDTARTNLALYTRQEAQDENALVLLLGEPMPADLPPGKGLNGQGLLSDLPAGLPSDLLFRRPDIVAAEHDLIAANANIGAARAAFFPSISLTGSGGVAGTQLSRLFTKSALTWSFEPQITLPIFTGGQNEANLDLAHVQKNIQVAQYEKAIQTAFREVSDALAARTTYVDQVKAQRQLVNAAADSLRLSTHRFRAGVDDYLPVLQAQETLYSAQQTLLGLNQARLVNLVTLYKALGGWHEHAAAPATTAQPL